Proteins encoded by one window of Streptomyces uncialis:
- a CDS encoding DUF6243 family protein, translated as MTVSKNINNPVGMGGGQRKKLSRAERQNNGPHRNLDRQDAADRKAELVRKMREKAGAAEGTAQADDDTAQS; from the coding sequence GTGACCGTGAGCAAGAACATCAACAACCCCGTGGGCATGGGCGGCGGCCAGCGCAAGAAGCTGTCCCGCGCCGAACGGCAGAACAACGGTCCGCACCGCAACCTCGACCGCCAGGACGCGGCCGACCGGAAGGCGGAGCTGGTGCGCAAGATGCGCGAGAAGGCAGGCGCGGCCGAGGGCACCGCGCAGGCGGACGACGACACCGCACAGAGCTGA
- a CDS encoding IclR family transcriptional regulator, with product MPTSSASSTDAVKSTSPSGGVQSLERAFDLLERMADAGGEVGLSELSTSSGLPLPTIHRLMRTLVACGYVRQQPNRRYALGPRLIRLGESASRLLGTWARPHLARLVEETGETANMALLDGDEIVYVAQVPSKHSMRMFTEVGRRVLPHSTGVGKALLAYTPADEVRALLARTGMPAATDKTITTPDGFLAALEEVRRAGYAVDDNEQEIGVRCLAVPIPESPTAAAISISGPAGRVTDAATERIVPVLQQIAAELSVTLSTS from the coding sequence GTGCCGACGTCCAGCGCCAGCTCCACCGACGCCGTCAAGTCCACCTCCCCGAGCGGCGGCGTGCAGTCCCTGGAGCGGGCCTTCGACCTGCTGGAGCGGATGGCGGACGCGGGGGGCGAGGTCGGGCTGAGCGAGCTGTCCACGAGCAGCGGGCTGCCCCTGCCCACGATCCACCGCCTGATGCGCACGCTCGTCGCCTGCGGCTACGTCCGTCAGCAGCCCAACCGGCGGTACGCCCTCGGGCCCCGGCTGATCCGGCTGGGCGAGTCGGCGTCCCGGCTGCTCGGGACATGGGCCCGGCCGCATCTCGCGCGGCTGGTGGAGGAGACCGGCGAGACCGCGAACATGGCCCTGCTGGACGGGGACGAGATCGTCTACGTCGCCCAGGTGCCGTCCAAGCACTCCATGCGGATGTTCACGGAGGTGGGGCGGCGGGTGCTGCCGCACTCCACGGGGGTCGGCAAGGCGCTGCTGGCGTACACGCCCGCCGACGAGGTACGGGCGCTGCTGGCGCGGACCGGGATGCCCGCGGCGACGGACAAGACCATCACCACGCCGGACGGGTTCCTCGCGGCGCTGGAGGAGGTACGGCGGGCGGGGTACGCCGTCGACGACAACGAGCAGGAGATCGGGGTGCGGTGCCTCGCGGTGCCGATCCCCGAGTCGCCCACGGCCGCGGCGATCTCGATCTCCGGACCGGCCGGGCGGGTCACCGACGCGGCGACCGAACGGATCGTGCCGGTGCTTCAGCAGATCGCGGCGGAGCTTTCGGTGACGCTCAGCACCAGCTGA
- a CDS encoding nucleotidyltransferase family protein → MTNDDIAGLLLAAGGGRRLGGRPKALLTHRGRPLVEHAVRALREGGCGTVHVVLGAGRDGVRATADLRGCAVVGNPDWETGMGSSLRAGLASLAGSGARAALVTLVDQPGVGAAAVARVLGVAGCDPDGMTSALAAAAYGGRRGHPVLLGADRWTDVAGLAVGDRGARAYLAAHDAELTLVECGDVARAYDIDTPADLRRLD, encoded by the coding sequence ATGACGAACGACGACATCGCGGGACTGCTGCTCGCCGCCGGCGGCGGGCGCCGTCTGGGCGGACGGCCCAAGGCCCTGCTGACGCACCGGGGCCGCCCCTTGGTGGAGCACGCGGTACGGGCGCTGCGCGAAGGCGGCTGCGGGACGGTGCACGTGGTCCTCGGCGCGGGCCGGGACGGTGTGCGTGCCACGGCGGATCTGCGCGGCTGCGCGGTCGTCGGGAACCCTGACTGGGAGACGGGGATGGGGTCGTCGCTGCGGGCGGGCCTCGCGTCGCTCGCGGGTTCGGGCGCCCGCGCCGCCCTGGTGACGCTGGTGGACCAACCGGGCGTCGGGGCCGCAGCGGTGGCACGGGTGCTCGGCGTCGCCGGGTGCGACCCGGACGGCATGACGTCCGCGCTGGCCGCGGCGGCCTACGGCGGCCGGCGGGGCCACCCCGTACTGCTCGGCGCCGACCGCTGGACGGACGTGGCCGGGCTGGCCGTCGGGGACCGGGGCGCGCGGGCGTATCTCGCCGCGCACGACGCGGAGCTGACCCTGGTGGAGTGCGGGGACGTGGCGCGGGCGTACGACATCGACACCCCGGCGGATCTGCGGCGACTGGACTGA
- a CDS encoding site-specific integrase has protein sequence MTVTAETAASGDVAAPEVPDSPAAERQALIERWAERHGVDAARRLADAEDLADAVEKAITPDNTVDTYNKSWRVWERFCAAARLPGPEATRGSLVAFVTWMLREGQQNGKGYAPSSASTHLAAAVVGLRERGMTVSGDDQAAARAALQGLAVKLPQAGERRGRGQASGADIDGLRAVARACPDTLTGDRDKALTLTGFHYASRSQDPAGLLTGDVTLHPRGLVVAVLTGRTKRSVRNAKIRYADDPAICPVRAWTAYRTRLADEHGPRWADPSTPAFVGIDRWGHVTGGMVPDSVTRAIKRISKRAGVPIAWTGHSLRIGLASVARRKGRDAIAIADQGGWARHSRSMLGYMQRDDGWDDNASAGLA, from the coding sequence GTGACGGTCACGGCCGAGACGGCGGCCTCCGGCGACGTCGCCGCGCCGGAGGTGCCGGACTCGCCGGCCGCCGAGCGCCAGGCGCTCATCGAGCGGTGGGCCGAACGCCACGGCGTCGACGCCGCCCGGCGCCTGGCCGACGCCGAGGACCTGGCCGACGCCGTCGAGAAGGCGATCACCCCGGACAACACCGTCGACACCTACAACAAGAGCTGGCGGGTGTGGGAACGGTTCTGCGCCGCCGCCCGTCTGCCCGGACCGGAGGCCACCCGGGGCTCCCTGGTGGCGTTCGTGACGTGGATGCTGCGCGAGGGCCAGCAGAACGGCAAGGGCTACGCACCCAGTTCGGCGTCCACCCATCTCGCGGCCGCCGTCGTCGGGCTGCGCGAGCGCGGTATGACGGTGTCCGGCGACGACCAGGCCGCCGCCCGCGCCGCGCTGCAAGGACTGGCGGTCAAGCTCCCGCAGGCCGGGGAGCGGCGCGGCCGCGGGCAGGCGTCCGGTGCCGACATCGACGGACTGCGCGCCGTCGCCCGCGCCTGCCCCGACACCCTCACCGGCGACCGGGACAAGGCGCTCACCCTCACCGGCTTCCACTACGCCAGCCGCAGCCAGGACCCAGCCGGACTGCTGACCGGCGACGTCACCCTGCACCCGCGCGGCCTGGTCGTCGCCGTGCTCACCGGCAGGACCAAGCGCTCGGTGCGCAACGCCAAGATCCGCTACGCCGACGACCCGGCGATCTGCCCGGTGAGGGCCTGGACCGCCTACCGCACCCGGCTGGCCGACGAGCACGGCCCGCGGTGGGCCGACCCGTCGACGCCCGCGTTCGTCGGCATCGACCGGTGGGGCCACGTCACCGGCGGCATGGTGCCCGACTCCGTCACCCGCGCCATCAAGCGGATCTCGAAGCGGGCCGGGGTGCCGATCGCCTGGACCGGGCACTCCCTGCGCATCGGCCTGGCCTCCGTCGCCCGCCGCAAGGGCCGCGACGCCATCGCCATCGCCGACCAGGGCGGCTGGGCCCGCCACTCCCGCTCGATGCTCGGCTACATGCAGCGCGACGACGGCTGGGACGACAACGCCTCCGCCGGCCTCGCCTGA
- a CDS encoding DUF5955 family protein — MLRSVGQRVVTGCDEDPRVVELRAAVSRLRRDLATHPADFADRVIAEDELAALDAMVAGGAPETPRLRRSLLLVAGSIGSVSALAVGLARVRNAVDLFGEPPH, encoded by the coding sequence GTGTTGCGGAGCGTGGGGCAAAGGGTTGTTACCGGCTGCGACGAGGACCCCCGGGTCGTGGAGCTGCGTGCCGCGGTCTCCAGGCTCCGCAGGGACCTCGCGACGCATCCGGCGGACTTCGCCGACCGGGTGATCGCGGAGGACGAGCTGGCGGCGCTGGACGCGATGGTGGCGGGGGGTGCGCCGGAGACTCCCCGGCTGCGCCGGTCCCTCCTTCTCGTCGCGGGGAGCATCGGATCGGTGAGCGCGCTCGCGGTGGGCCTCGCGAGGGTCCGCAACGCGGTCGACCTCTTTGGCGAGCCTCCCCACTAG
- a CDS encoding SelT/SelW/SelH family protein produces the protein MSTSDAPSGHRVQIEYCTQCRWLPRAAWLAQELLTTFETELTELSLAPGTGGVFVVRVDGDVVWDRKQQGFPEPTAVKRLVRDRVAPGRALGHSDRP, from the coding sequence TTGAGTACGTCCGACGCCCCGTCCGGGCACCGCGTCCAGATCGAGTACTGCACGCAGTGCCGCTGGCTGCCGCGCGCCGCGTGGCTCGCCCAGGAACTGCTCACGACCTTCGAGACGGAGCTGACGGAACTGTCCCTCGCCCCCGGCACGGGCGGCGTGTTCGTGGTCCGGGTCGACGGCGACGTGGTCTGGGACCGCAAGCAGCAGGGCTTCCCCGAGCCGACCGCCGTCAAGCGACTGGTCCGCGACCGGGTGGCACCGGGCCGCGCCCTCGGGCACTCCGACCGTCCCTGA
- the aceB gene encoding malate synthase A: MSAAAPSSPTLVGTESLPRQDEVLTGAALAFVAELHRRFTPTRDELLALRAGRRAEIARTSTLDFLPGTADVRADDSWRVAPAPPALNDRRVEITGPTDRRMTVNALNSGARVWLADFEDASSPTWENVVLGQLNMRDAFTRRIDFTDERTGKSYALKDDSELATVVMRPRGWHLDERHLQVDGRPVPGALVDFGLYFFHNARRLTDQARGPYFYLPKIESHREARLWNDVFVFAQEKLGIPQGTVRATVLIETITAAYEMEEILYELRDHASGLNAGRWDYLFSIIKNFRDGGAKFVLPDRNAVTMTAPFMRAYTELLVRTCHKRGAHAIGGMAAFIPSRRDPEANSAALEKVRNDKDREARDGFDGSWVAHPDLVPVAMASFDAVLGDAPHQKDRLREDVTVAAGDLIALDTLDARPTYAGLVNAVQVGIRYIEAWLRGTGAVAIFGLMEDAATAEISRSQIWQWVDAGVVFEDGRTATAELVREIAAAELTAVREETGADAFAGGDWQRAHDLLLKVSLDADYADFLTLPAYERLRG, translated from the coding sequence ATGTCCGCAGCAGCGCCGTCCTCGCCGACCCTCGTCGGCACGGAGTCCCTGCCCCGGCAGGACGAGGTCCTGACCGGCGCGGCGCTCGCCTTCGTGGCGGAGCTGCACCGGCGGTTCACGCCCACGAGGGACGAACTCCTCGCGCTGCGGGCCGGGCGCCGCGCCGAGATCGCCCGTACCTCCACGCTGGACTTCCTCCCCGGGACGGCGGACGTGCGCGCGGACGACTCCTGGCGGGTGGCCCCCGCGCCGCCCGCGCTGAACGACCGCCGGGTCGAGATCACCGGCCCCACCGACCGCCGGATGACCGTGAACGCGCTGAACTCGGGGGCGCGGGTCTGGCTCGCGGACTTCGAGGACGCTTCCTCCCCCACCTGGGAGAACGTGGTCCTGGGCCAGCTCAACATGCGTGACGCCTTCACCCGGCGGATCGACTTCACCGACGAGCGCACCGGGAAGTCGTACGCCCTCAAGGACGACTCCGAGCTGGCGACGGTGGTGATGCGCCCGCGCGGCTGGCATCTGGACGAGCGGCATCTCCAGGTCGACGGCCGGCCCGTGCCGGGCGCGCTGGTCGACTTCGGGCTGTACTTCTTCCACAACGCGCGGCGCCTCACCGACCAGGCACGGGGTCCGTACTTCTATCTGCCGAAGATCGAGTCGCACCGTGAGGCCCGCCTCTGGAACGACGTGTTCGTGTTCGCGCAGGAGAAGCTGGGCATCCCCCAGGGCACGGTCCGCGCGACGGTCCTCATCGAGACGATCACCGCCGCGTACGAGATGGAGGAGATCCTGTACGAGCTGCGGGACCACGCCTCCGGGCTGAACGCGGGGCGCTGGGACTATCTCTTCTCGATCATCAAGAACTTCCGGGACGGCGGCGCGAAGTTCGTGCTGCCCGACCGCAACGCCGTCACCATGACGGCGCCGTTCATGCGTGCCTACACCGAACTCCTGGTCCGCACCTGTCACAAGCGGGGCGCGCACGCGATCGGGGGGATGGCCGCGTTCATCCCCTCCCGGCGGGACCCGGAGGCGAACTCGGCCGCGCTGGAGAAGGTCAGGAACGACAAGGACCGGGAGGCGCGGGACGGGTTCGACGGTTCCTGGGTCGCCCACCCGGATCTGGTGCCCGTGGCGATGGCCTCGTTCGACGCCGTGCTCGGGGACGCGCCGCACCAGAAGGACCGGCTGCGCGAGGACGTGACGGTCGCCGCGGGTGACCTCATCGCGCTCGACACCCTCGACGCGCGGCCGACGTACGCGGGGCTGGTGAACGCGGTCCAGGTCGGTATCCGGTACATCGAGGCGTGGTTGCGCGGTACCGGCGCGGTGGCGATCTTCGGGCTGATGGAGGACGCGGCGACCGCCGAGATCTCCCGTTCGCAGATCTGGCAGTGGGTCGACGCGGGGGTCGTGTTCGAGGACGGCAGGACCGCCACCGCGGAGCTGGTGCGGGAGATCGCCGCCGCGGAACTCACCGCCGTCCGCGAGGAGACCGGTGCGGACGCCTTCGCCGGGGGCGACTGGCAGCGCGCCCACGATCTGCTGCTGAAGGTGTCCCTGGACGCGGACTACGCCGACTTCCTGACGCTGCCCGCCTACGAGCGGCTGCGCGGCTGA
- a CDS encoding HipA family kinase, with translation MLREVTATRYVTPLSEGGSLPGVVEADDLGMYVVKFTGSAQGPKALVAEVIVGELARALGLRVPELVRAHFDPAVAAHEPHQEVRDLLAASAGLNLGMDYLPGAADFAPDTAPRALRVGPLEAGRIVWLDALTANVDRTLHSSNLMVWPTFGVPKVNAPLLWLIDHGAALVFHHRWESATDAVTKRYDFRRHALGGYGPDTVAAGAELAPRVTRDLLRDITALVPDEWLADEPGFTGPDAVRDAYAGHLVARARASRHWLPTDFPAREQLAAEDAHRAAATEAGRPAWLKRVPDLHGRPPAEQDWSVHLDRKPKG, from the coding sequence ATGCTGAGAGAGGTCACGGCGACGCGCTATGTCACGCCCCTGAGCGAGGGCGGGTCGCTGCCCGGTGTCGTCGAGGCCGACGACCTCGGTATGTACGTCGTCAAGTTCACCGGCTCCGCCCAGGGACCGAAGGCGCTGGTCGCCGAAGTGATCGTCGGGGAACTGGCCCGCGCCCTCGGGCTGCGGGTGCCCGAGCTGGTGCGCGCCCACTTCGACCCGGCGGTCGCCGCGCACGAGCCGCACCAGGAGGTGCGCGACCTGCTGGCGGCCAGCGCGGGCCTCAACCTCGGCATGGACTATCTGCCCGGCGCCGCCGACTTCGCCCCGGACACCGCGCCGCGCGCGCTGCGCGTCGGCCCGCTGGAGGCCGGCCGGATCGTCTGGCTGGACGCGCTGACCGCCAACGTCGACCGCACCCTGCACAGCTCGAACCTGATGGTGTGGCCCACCTTCGGCGTCCCGAAGGTCAACGCACCTCTGCTGTGGCTCATCGACCACGGGGCCGCGCTGGTCTTCCACCACCGCTGGGAGAGCGCCACCGACGCCGTCACCAAGCGCTACGACTTCCGCCGCCACGCCCTCGGCGGCTACGGCCCCGACACGGTCGCCGCCGGCGCCGAACTGGCGCCCAGGGTGACCCGGGACCTGCTGCGCGACATCACCGCCCTGGTCCCCGACGAGTGGCTCGCGGACGAACCCGGCTTCACCGGACCCGACGCGGTACGCGACGCATACGCCGGCCATCTCGTCGCCCGCGCGCGGGCCTCCCGGCACTGGCTGCCCACCGACTTCCCGGCCCGGGAACAGCTCGCGGCCGAGGACGCGCACCGCGCGGCGGCCACCGAGGCGGGCCGCCCGGCCTGGCTCAAGCGCGTGCCCGATCTGCACGGGAGGCCCCCGGCGGAACAGGACTGGTCCGTCCATCTGGACCGGAAACCGAAAGGCTGA
- a CDS encoding tyrosine-type recombinase/integrase — protein MDPRDGSITLADYIRMHWAPGRGGAPKTQENQERRARLHIIPHLGGQPLKNITSAVLRAYTVTLEATVSSVDYQRGIQSELSSILEAAVDDKRLAPNPMHASSVRWPEAPDVISPRNRIAVVLGLGCGLRQGEVFGLSHADIDYEKGVLHVRRQVQSLNGKLYFALPKGAKTRTVDMPPSVAEEVKRHIGTFPPVEVELPWGSPGADRPRRKFAPLLTTRFGNAIAVNTWNTCTWKSALAKAGVIEPRHEGAKAWQWEAAPRDGFHVLRHTCASVMLEAGESVVTLARWLGHSSPTVTLSYCAHFMPEAGARGRTVIDGVLGSGRE, from the coding sequence GTGGACCCGCGTGACGGGTCCATCACTCTGGCCGACTACATCCGGATGCACTGGGCGCCGGGTCGAGGTGGGGCGCCGAAGACCCAGGAGAATCAGGAGCGCCGGGCCAGGCTCCATATCATTCCGCATCTGGGGGGCCAGCCGCTCAAGAACATCACGTCGGCGGTGTTGCGCGCGTACACGGTGACGCTGGAGGCGACTGTCTCTTCGGTCGACTATCAGCGCGGAATCCAGTCCGAGTTGTCCAGCATTCTTGAAGCGGCTGTCGACGACAAACGGCTCGCCCCGAACCCCATGCATGCCAGTTCTGTGCGATGGCCCGAAGCGCCCGACGTCATCAGTCCTCGGAACCGGATCGCCGTCGTGCTGGGGCTGGGGTGCGGGCTTCGGCAGGGTGAGGTCTTCGGGCTCAGCCACGCGGACATCGACTACGAGAAGGGCGTGCTGCACGTCCGCCGCCAAGTGCAGTCGCTCAACGGGAAGCTGTATTTCGCCCTTCCCAAGGGCGCGAAGACGCGCACCGTCGACATGCCGCCCTCAGTGGCGGAGGAGGTGAAGCGGCACATCGGGACGTTTCCGCCTGTGGAAGTGGAGCTGCCGTGGGGAAGCCCCGGAGCCGACAGGCCGCGCCGGAAGTTCGCGCCCCTGCTCACCACGCGGTTCGGCAATGCCATCGCCGTGAATACGTGGAACACCTGTACGTGGAAGTCGGCGCTGGCCAAGGCGGGTGTCATCGAGCCGCGTCATGAAGGGGCGAAGGCGTGGCAGTGGGAGGCGGCGCCAAGGGATGGCTTCCATGTACTGCGGCACACCTGTGCCTCGGTCATGCTGGAGGCGGGGGAGTCCGTGGTGACCCTGGCGCGATGGCTCGGGCATTCCTCGCCGACCGTCACGCTGAGCTACTGCGCTCACTTCATGCCGGAAGCGGGAGCCAGGGGGCGCACCGTCATCGACGGAGTCCTGGGGAGCGGGAGAGAGTGA